GGTGAGCCGGACCAGATCCGCCGCGAAGTCGGATCCCTCGCGTACGAGATCGAGGTCGAGCGCCGGACGCGTGCGGTCGGTCAGGCGATCGACCCACACCCACGGCTCGCGTTCGAGGCCCGCCGACCGTACATCGGCGAGCAGGTCGTCAAGGATGCCGCGGCGCGCGAGGGTGGCGTGTGTCTCCGAGCGCCCGTGAAGCTCCAGCCGCACGACTGCGGGGATGCCGTCCGCATCCTGAGTTGCCCCGTCCATCGCGGCGACGAGCGCTTCACGGAGATCGTCCACCGTGAGCAGGTCGTCGGCCGCGACTGACGCGGCGTCCCAGATCAGGCGAGCTGTGGACACCCTCTCGACTGCGGCTCCCGATCCGTCGAGCGTGACGACGAAGCACCCGCGAGGGCCGTGTTCTCCGGGATGCAGCCCCTGGGTGCAGCCGCTGTACACGATCGGAGGGTCTTCCAGGAGGACTTCGGGCTTGTGGATGTGCCCGAGCGCCCAGTAGTCCATCCGGGCCGCGCGGAGGTCGTCAAGCGAGCACGGTGCGTATGGCTCATGCCCCGGACGGCCGCCCACGTTCGTGTGGAGCACGCCCACCGCAAGCGCGTCATCGTCCTGCCGGGCGAACCCTAGCGCGAGATTGGCGGTCTCGGCAGCGGTGCG
Above is a window of Anaerosoma tenue DNA encoding:
- a CDS encoding metallophosphoesterase family protein, whose translation is MSGPVRFVHAADLHLDAPFKGIDASDPRVREDLVAAPLGALDAVVATCLDREVDFLLLAGDVYNSAERSLRTEFAFRDACERLEEAGIRVFIARGNHDPASGRSAALAMPSNVHVFPADEVERVVVERDGEPICSVYGRSFRTAAETANLALGFARQDDDALAVGVLHTNVGGRPGHEPYAPCSLDDLRAARMDYWALGHIHKPEVLLEDPPIVYSGCTQGLHPGEHGPRGCFVVTLDGSGAAVERVSTARLIWDAASVAADDLLTVDDLREALVAAMDGATQDADGIPAVVRLELHGRSETHATLARRGILDDLLADVRSAGLEREPWVWVDRLTDRTRPALDLDLVREGSDFAADLVRLTDALLADEEAAAACLDGVMRPVLGALDARDVPPVDSRDIISRARDLALDRLLAEERR